A window of Gemmatimonadota bacterium contains these coding sequences:
- a CDS encoding phytanoyl-CoA dioxygenase family protein: MKMTAKKKAFFKAQGYLKIEGVIPEHMVTQAVKKINHELGSTGMIPGGDYPLTLYNGYYSHKNHPDPFYASLVNETPIFKIAESLMGKGKLRPIGSGQIALPFPKMEDRASVILSGHIDGMGGKKTKVPEGEFWRNFTAICVVMLSDLPEPYMGNFTVWPGSHHYLESYFRTNGHGQLFQDLPRLREELPHGPVQITAKAGDAVLVHHQMVHAAGPNLSPHIRYAVIFRLNHVDIQKNGTEVLTDIWREFEGVREF; encoded by the coding sequence ATGAAAATGACCGCCAAAAAAAAAGCATTTTTCAAAGCACAGGGCTATCTCAAGATAGAAGGCGTGATTCCAGAGCACATGGTGACACAAGCAGTAAAAAAAATTAACCATGAATTGGGCAGCACAGGGATGATTCCGGGAGGAGACTATCCGCTTACACTGTACAATGGGTATTACTCTCACAAGAATCATCCAGACCCATTCTACGCCAGTCTGGTAAATGAGACGCCGATCTTCAAGATAGCCGAATCCCTGATGGGAAAAGGGAAACTCCGACCAATTGGAAGCGGACAGATCGCGTTGCCATTTCCCAAGATGGAAGACCGGGCATCTGTGATACTATCGGGACACATCGACGGAATGGGCGGCAAAAAAACCAAAGTGCCCGAAGGAGAATTCTGGCGAAACTTTACCGCTATTTGCGTGGTAATGCTGTCGGACTTGCCCGAGCCGTATATGGGCAATTTTACAGTATGGCCGGGATCCCACCATTATCTGGAGTCGTATTTTCGAACAAACGGACACGGCCAGTTATTCCAGGACCTTCCCAGACTGAGAGAAGAATTGCCCCACGGGCCAGTGCAGATCACCGCAAAAGCAGGAGACGCAGTGCTGGTGCATCACCAGATGGTACACGCGGCTGGCCCCAATCTATCGCCGCATATCCGGTATGCAGTGATCTTCCGTCTAAACCACGTAGATATCCAGAAAAACGGGACCGAAGTGCTGACAGATATCTGGCGAGAATTTGAAGGCGTGCGAGAATTCTGA